From Erigeron canadensis isolate Cc75 chromosome 8, C_canadensis_v1, whole genome shotgun sequence, one genomic window encodes:
- the LOC122580625 gene encoding flavonoid 3'-monooxygenase-like, which translates to MSILPFIVYTCAIALVLYVLVNLFTRNPNRLPPGPTPWPIVGNLPHLGMVPHHSLAALAEKHGPLMHLRLGFVDVVVAASASVAAQFLKVHDANFASRPPNSGAKHIAYNYQDLVFAPYGPRWRMLRKICSVHLFSNKALDDFRHVREEEVAILTRVLVNAGKSSPVVLGQLLNVCTTNALARVMLSRRVFADVGSEGVDPKADEFKDMVVELMVLAGEFNLGDFIPALDKLDLQGITKKMKKLHARFDKFLTMILDEHKIEKGTHGHNDLLTTLISLKDVDGDGEIGKLSDIEIKALLLNLFAAGTDTSSSTVEWAIAELIRHPQLLKQAREEMDRVVGQDRLVTELDLSRLTFLQAIVKETFRLHPSTPLSLPRIASESCEVDGYYIPKGSTLLVNVWAIARDPKMWANPLEFRPSRFLPGGEKPDADVKGNDFEVIPFGAGRRICAGMSLGLRMVQLLIATLIQTFDWELANGLEPEALNMEEAYGLTLQRAEPLMVHPRPRLSPHVYEKVVKD; encoded by the exons ATGAGTATTTTACCCTTTATTGTCTACACATGCGCCATTGCCTTAGTGCTCTATGTATTGGTTAACCTTTTTACTCGTAACCCAAACCGCCTTCCCCCAGGTCCAACCCCATGGCCCATAGTTGGAAACCTACCACACCTTGGCATGGTACCACACCACTCATTGGCGGCCTTAGCGGAAAAGCATGGTCCGCTGATGCACCTGCGGCTCGGATTTGTTGACGTGGTTGTGGCCGCGTCAGCATCCGTTGCTGCACAATTTTTAAAAGTTCATGACGCGAACTTTGCAAGTAGACCACCGAACTCTGGTGCGAAGCATATAGCGTATAATTATCAAGACCTTGTGTTCGCACCTTATGGTCCAAGGTGGCGCATGCTTAGGAAAATTTGTTCGGTTCACTTGTTTTCCAATAAAGCACTAGATGACTTCCGTCATGTTCGAGAG GAAGAGGTAGCGATACTCACGCGTGTATTAGTCAATGCGGGTAAATCTTCACCGGTGGTATTAGGACAACTACTAAACGTGTGTACCACGAACGCATTAGCCCGAGTGATGTTAAGCCGAAGGGTATTCGCTGACGTCGGAAGTGAAGGAGTGGATCCAAAGGCGGATGAGTTCAAAGACATGGTAGTTGAACTAATGGTATTAGCTGGTGAATTCAACTTAGGTGACTTCATACCAGCACTTGACAAACTAGATTTGCAAGGGATTACtaaaaagatgaagaaacttCATGCACGATTCGATAAATTTCTGACAATGATCCTAGATGAACATAAAATCGAAAAAGGTACACATGGTCATAATGATTTATTGACCACTTTAATTTCACTTAAGGAtgttgatggtgatggtgaAATAGGGAAGCTTTCCGACATTGAAATCAAGGCTTTGCTCCTG AACCTATTTGCTGCGGGAACAGACACGTCATCTAGCACCGTGGAATGGGCAATAGCTGAACTTATTCGTCATCCGCAACTATTGAAACAAGCACGAGAAGAAATGGATAGAGTAGTTGGTCAAGACCGTCTTGTAACTGAATTAGACTTGAGCCGACTAACATTCCTCCAAGCCATTGTGAAGGAGACCTTTAGGCTCCACCCTTCAACGCCGCTCTCTCTTCCAAGGATTGCGTCTGAAAGTTGCGAGGTTGATGGGTATTACATTCCTAAAGGATCCACACTCCTTGTTAATGTATGGGCTATAGCCCGCGACCCAAAAATGTGGGCTAACCCGCTTGAGTTTAGGCCCAGTCGGTTCTTACCCGGGGGTGAAAAACCTGATGCGGATGTCAAGGGAAATGATTTTGAGGTTATACCATTTGGGGCAGGTAGAAGAATATGTGCGGGTATGAGCCTTGGATTGAGAATGGTCCAGTTGCTTATTGCAACATTGATCCAAACCTTTGATTGGGAATTGGCTAATGGGTTAGAGCCAGAAGCGCTCAACATGGAAGAAGCTTATGGGCTAACCCTTCAAAGGGCTGAACCCTTAATGGTGCACCCAAGGCCGAGGTTATCTCCTCACGTATATGAAAAAGTCGTTAAGGACTAA
- the LOC122579108 gene encoding protein LEO1 homolog isoform X5, with protein sequence MVGEEKRHQMMQNLFGDQSEEEEEEEEEEEVESEHESNRQPDYASDEADVGLKAEGEVVVEGQGEAEIGSDTDGELNEMDHERIESEGERDQSSQEVDLVEQRDESEGKDSGSDQLGQRVVTSRRREVVESESERSEENHYMDNVDEEIDQAISPRSPDEEKDEAHISETAPELRDVFGESDDEEPAEYEAVQNNLNDDRSPMEEDDGYEKDLQPEDMLADEEGRYDSEEDNKYRAKEKPVGPPLELGIPLRPPPSDPEKMNMIKVSNIMGIDPKPFDPKTFREEDANAFVADESGHKRIRLDNNIVRYRTVRNPDGTTSYESNARFVRWSDGSLQLQIGNEVLDISVQDAQHDQAHLFLRHEKGILQSQGRVLKKMRFMPSSLTSNSHRLLTAIVDSRHKKVFRVKKTVTDIDPEREKEQKEKAESQTIRANELLSKKKEKVNRKYTQTVRRERQLSPGFLEDALDEDDEQDYYDSRRSDRRRFEDDLEMEARAEKRIMNAKKSQGLKDTPRKSSLHTMKSSRRPVDSESEREESEYETEAEEDERSPPRRRAQEPDRYDDEDQYEDLEDAASEEETHKASGSSFKRQEIELDEDSLSKKATSGRRKAYISDSDEE encoded by the exons atggtgggAGAAGAAAAAAGGCATCAAATGatgcaaaatctgtttggtgaTCAAtcggaagaagaagaagaggaggaagaggaagaagagGTTGAATCCGAACATGAATCGAATCGTCAGCCCGATTACGCTTCT GATGAAGCCGATGTCGGGCTGAAGGCCGAAGGTGAAGTTGTGGTAGAAGGTCAAGGGGAAGCAGAGATTGGTAGTGATACTGATGGTGAATTGAATGAAATGGATCATGAACGCATTGAGAGCGAGGGTGAGAGAGACCAAAGCTCTCAAGAAGTAGATCTGGTAGAACAAAGAGATGAAAGTGAGGGAAAAGATTCAGGAAGTGACCAACTTGGTCAACGAGTTGTGACAAGTAGGAGACGGGAAGTGGTGGAGAGTGAATCAGAGAGATCAGAGGAAAATCATTATATGGATAATGTAGATGAAGAAATCGATCAGGCTATAAGTCCAAG GTCACCCGATGAAGAGAAAGATGAAGCTCACATATCAGAGACAGCTCCTGAGCTCCGTGATGTATTTGGGGAATCAGATGACGAAGAACCAGCAGAATATGAAGCTGTTCAGAATAATCTAAATGATGAT AGATCTCCTATGGAGGAGGATGACGGTTATGAGAAGGATCTTCAACCAGAGGACATGTTAGCCGATGAAGAGGGTCGGTATGATTCTGAAGAGGATAATAAGTATAGAGCCAAGGAGAAACCAGTTGGACCCCCTTTAGAGCTAGGCATACCGTTGCGACCCCCTCCATCAGATCCTGAAAAG ATGAACATGATTAAAGTTTCTAATATTATGGGTATTGATCCTAAACCTTTTGATCCAAAGACATTTCGTGAAGAAGATGCAAACGCATTCGTTGCTGATGAATCTGGACACAAGCGCATTCGCTTGGATAATAATATTGTTCGCTACAGGACTGTTAGAAACCCTGATGGAACAACATCT TATGAAAGCAACGCACGGTTTGTGAGGTGGTCAGATGGAAGCTTACAGTTGCAAATTGGAAATGAAGTTCTTGATATTTCAGTGCAGGATGCCCAACATGATCAAGCTCATCTTTTCCTTAGGCATGAAAAG GGAATACTTCAGTCGCAGGGGAGAGTCTTGAAAAAGATGAGATTTATGCCTTCGTCCTTAACTTCTAATTCTCATAGATTGTTGACTGCGATTGTTGATTCACGGCATAAAAAAGTTTTTAGGGTAAAAAAAACTGTCACGGACATCGATCCTGAGAGAGAGAAAGAGCAAAAGGAGAAG GCTGAGAGTCAAACAATTAGGGCCAACGAACTTCTtagtaaaaagaaagaaaaggtgaATCGGAAGTACACACAAACTGTTCGTAGGGAACGCCAACTTTCACCTGGTTTCTTGGAGGATGCACTCGATGAG GATGATGAACAAGATTATTATGATTCTCGGCGCTCTGATCGACGGCGTTTTGAAGACGACCTCGAAATGGAAGCTCGAGCTGAAAAGCGTATTATGAATGCAAAGAAG TCTCAAGGGCTCAAAGATACTCCTCGCAAATCATCCTTGCATACCATGAAATCATCTAGACGCCCAGTTGATTCTGAAAGTGAAAGAGAGGAATCTGAGTATGAAACCGAGGCTGAGGAAGATGAAAGGTCACCTCCACGTAGGAGGGCTCAGGAGCCAGACCGCTATGATGATGAAGATCAGTACGAGGATTTGGAAGATGCAGCATCGGAAGAGGAAACA CACAAGGCCTCAGGAAGCAGTTTTAAGCGCCAGGAGATAGAATTAGATGAGGACTCTCTGTCAAAAAAGGCTACATCTGGTCGTCGAAAAGCTTATATTAGTGATAGCGATGAAGAATAA
- the LOC122579108 gene encoding protein LEO1 homolog isoform X1 — translation MVGEEKRHQMMQNLFGDQSEEEEEEEEEEEVESEHESNRQPDYASDEADVGLKAEGEVVVEGQGEAEIGSDTDGELNEMDHERIESEGERDQSSQEVDLVEQRDESEGKDSGSDQLGQRVVTSRRREVVESESERSEENHYMDNVDEEIDQAISPRSRSPDEEKDEAHISETAPELRDVFGESDDEEPAEYEAVQNNLNDDRSPMEEDDGYEKDLQPEDMLADEEGRYDSEEDNKYRAKEKPVGPPLELGIPLRPPPSDPEKMNMIKVSNIMGIDPKPFDPKTFREEDANAFVADESGHKRIRLDNNIVRYRTVRNPDGTTSYESNARFVRWSDGSLQLQIGNEVLDISVQDAQHDQAHLFLRHEKGILQSQGRVLKKMRFMPSSLTSNSHRLLTAIVDSRHKKVFRVKKTVTDIDPEREKEQKEKAESQTIRANELLSKKKEKVNRKYTQTVRRERQLSPGFLEDALDEDDEQDYYDSRRSDRRRFEDDLEMEARAEKRIMNAKKSQGLKDTPRKSSLHTMKSSRRPVDSESEREESEYETEAEEDERSPPRRRAQEPDRYDDEDQYEDLEDAASEEETEFKHKASGSSFKRQEIELDEDSLSKKATSGRRKAYISDSDEE, via the exons atggtgggAGAAGAAAAAAGGCATCAAATGatgcaaaatctgtttggtgaTCAAtcggaagaagaagaagaggaggaagaggaagaagagGTTGAATCCGAACATGAATCGAATCGTCAGCCCGATTACGCTTCT GATGAAGCCGATGTCGGGCTGAAGGCCGAAGGTGAAGTTGTGGTAGAAGGTCAAGGGGAAGCAGAGATTGGTAGTGATACTGATGGTGAATTGAATGAAATGGATCATGAACGCATTGAGAGCGAGGGTGAGAGAGACCAAAGCTCTCAAGAAGTAGATCTGGTAGAACAAAGAGATGAAAGTGAGGGAAAAGATTCAGGAAGTGACCAACTTGGTCAACGAGTTGTGACAAGTAGGAGACGGGAAGTGGTGGAGAGTGAATCAGAGAGATCAGAGGAAAATCATTATATGGATAATGTAGATGAAGAAATCGATCAGGCTATAAGTCCAAG AAGTAGGTCACCCGATGAAGAGAAAGATGAAGCTCACATATCAGAGACAGCTCCTGAGCTCCGTGATGTATTTGGGGAATCAGATGACGAAGAACCAGCAGAATATGAAGCTGTTCAGAATAATCTAAATGATGAT AGATCTCCTATGGAGGAGGATGACGGTTATGAGAAGGATCTTCAACCAGAGGACATGTTAGCCGATGAAGAGGGTCGGTATGATTCTGAAGAGGATAATAAGTATAGAGCCAAGGAGAAACCAGTTGGACCCCCTTTAGAGCTAGGCATACCGTTGCGACCCCCTCCATCAGATCCTGAAAAG ATGAACATGATTAAAGTTTCTAATATTATGGGTATTGATCCTAAACCTTTTGATCCAAAGACATTTCGTGAAGAAGATGCAAACGCATTCGTTGCTGATGAATCTGGACACAAGCGCATTCGCTTGGATAATAATATTGTTCGCTACAGGACTGTTAGAAACCCTGATGGAACAACATCT TATGAAAGCAACGCACGGTTTGTGAGGTGGTCAGATGGAAGCTTACAGTTGCAAATTGGAAATGAAGTTCTTGATATTTCAGTGCAGGATGCCCAACATGATCAAGCTCATCTTTTCCTTAGGCATGAAAAG GGAATACTTCAGTCGCAGGGGAGAGTCTTGAAAAAGATGAGATTTATGCCTTCGTCCTTAACTTCTAATTCTCATAGATTGTTGACTGCGATTGTTGATTCACGGCATAAAAAAGTTTTTAGGGTAAAAAAAACTGTCACGGACATCGATCCTGAGAGAGAGAAAGAGCAAAAGGAGAAG GCTGAGAGTCAAACAATTAGGGCCAACGAACTTCTtagtaaaaagaaagaaaaggtgaATCGGAAGTACACACAAACTGTTCGTAGGGAACGCCAACTTTCACCTGGTTTCTTGGAGGATGCACTCGATGAG GATGATGAACAAGATTATTATGATTCTCGGCGCTCTGATCGACGGCGTTTTGAAGACGACCTCGAAATGGAAGCTCGAGCTGAAAAGCGTATTATGAATGCAAAGAAG TCTCAAGGGCTCAAAGATACTCCTCGCAAATCATCCTTGCATACCATGAAATCATCTAGACGCCCAGTTGATTCTGAAAGTGAAAGAGAGGAATCTGAGTATGAAACCGAGGCTGAGGAAGATGAAAGGTCACCTCCACGTAGGAGGGCTCAGGAGCCAGACCGCTATGATGATGAAGATCAGTACGAGGATTTGGAAGATGCAGCATCGGAAGAGGAAACA GAGTTCAAGCACAAGGCCTCAGGAAGCAGTTTTAAGCGCCAGGAGATAGAATTAGATGAGGACTCTCTGTCAAAAAAGGCTACATCTGGTCGTCGAAAAGCTTATATTAGTGATAGCGATGAAGAATAA
- the LOC122579108 gene encoding protein LEO1 homolog isoform X4 — protein MVGEEKRHQMMQNLFGDQSEEEEEEEEEEEVESEHESNRQPDYASDEADVGLKAEGEVVVEGQGEAEIGSDTDGELNEMDHERIESEGERDQSSQEVDLVEQRDESEGKDSGSDQLGQRVVTSRRREVVESESERSEENHYMDNVDEEIDQAISPRSRSPDEEKDEAHISETAPELRDVFGESDDEEPAEYEAVQNNLNDDRSPMEEDDGYEKDLQPEDMLADEEGRYDSEEDNKYRAKEKPVGPPLELGIPLRPPPSDPEKMNMIKVSNIMGIDPKPFDPKTFREEDANAFVADESGHKRIRLDNNIVRYRTVRNPDGTTSYESNARFVRWSDGSLQLQIGNEVLDISVQDAQHDQAHLFLRHEKGILQSQGRVLKKMRFMPSSLTSNSHRLLTAIVDSRHKKVFRVKKTVTDIDPEREKEQKEKAESQTIRANELLSKKKEKVNRKYTQTVRRERQLSPGFLEDALDEDDEQDYYDSRRSDRRRFEDDLEMEARAEKRIMNAKKSQGLKDTPRKSSLHTMKSSRRPVDSESEREESEYETEAEEDERSPPRRRAQEPDRYDDEDQYEDLEDAASEEETHKASGSSFKRQEIELDEDSLSKKATSGRRKAYISDSDEE, from the exons atggtgggAGAAGAAAAAAGGCATCAAATGatgcaaaatctgtttggtgaTCAAtcggaagaagaagaagaggaggaagaggaagaagagGTTGAATCCGAACATGAATCGAATCGTCAGCCCGATTACGCTTCT GATGAAGCCGATGTCGGGCTGAAGGCCGAAGGTGAAGTTGTGGTAGAAGGTCAAGGGGAAGCAGAGATTGGTAGTGATACTGATGGTGAATTGAATGAAATGGATCATGAACGCATTGAGAGCGAGGGTGAGAGAGACCAAAGCTCTCAAGAAGTAGATCTGGTAGAACAAAGAGATGAAAGTGAGGGAAAAGATTCAGGAAGTGACCAACTTGGTCAACGAGTTGTGACAAGTAGGAGACGGGAAGTGGTGGAGAGTGAATCAGAGAGATCAGAGGAAAATCATTATATGGATAATGTAGATGAAGAAATCGATCAGGCTATAAGTCCAAG AAGTAGGTCACCCGATGAAGAGAAAGATGAAGCTCACATATCAGAGACAGCTCCTGAGCTCCGTGATGTATTTGGGGAATCAGATGACGAAGAACCAGCAGAATATGAAGCTGTTCAGAATAATCTAAATGATGAT AGATCTCCTATGGAGGAGGATGACGGTTATGAGAAGGATCTTCAACCAGAGGACATGTTAGCCGATGAAGAGGGTCGGTATGATTCTGAAGAGGATAATAAGTATAGAGCCAAGGAGAAACCAGTTGGACCCCCTTTAGAGCTAGGCATACCGTTGCGACCCCCTCCATCAGATCCTGAAAAG ATGAACATGATTAAAGTTTCTAATATTATGGGTATTGATCCTAAACCTTTTGATCCAAAGACATTTCGTGAAGAAGATGCAAACGCATTCGTTGCTGATGAATCTGGACACAAGCGCATTCGCTTGGATAATAATATTGTTCGCTACAGGACTGTTAGAAACCCTGATGGAACAACATCT TATGAAAGCAACGCACGGTTTGTGAGGTGGTCAGATGGAAGCTTACAGTTGCAAATTGGAAATGAAGTTCTTGATATTTCAGTGCAGGATGCCCAACATGATCAAGCTCATCTTTTCCTTAGGCATGAAAAG GGAATACTTCAGTCGCAGGGGAGAGTCTTGAAAAAGATGAGATTTATGCCTTCGTCCTTAACTTCTAATTCTCATAGATTGTTGACTGCGATTGTTGATTCACGGCATAAAAAAGTTTTTAGGGTAAAAAAAACTGTCACGGACATCGATCCTGAGAGAGAGAAAGAGCAAAAGGAGAAG GCTGAGAGTCAAACAATTAGGGCCAACGAACTTCTtagtaaaaagaaagaaaaggtgaATCGGAAGTACACACAAACTGTTCGTAGGGAACGCCAACTTTCACCTGGTTTCTTGGAGGATGCACTCGATGAG GATGATGAACAAGATTATTATGATTCTCGGCGCTCTGATCGACGGCGTTTTGAAGACGACCTCGAAATGGAAGCTCGAGCTGAAAAGCGTATTATGAATGCAAAGAAG TCTCAAGGGCTCAAAGATACTCCTCGCAAATCATCCTTGCATACCATGAAATCATCTAGACGCCCAGTTGATTCTGAAAGTGAAAGAGAGGAATCTGAGTATGAAACCGAGGCTGAGGAAGATGAAAGGTCACCTCCACGTAGGAGGGCTCAGGAGCCAGACCGCTATGATGATGAAGATCAGTACGAGGATTTGGAAGATGCAGCATCGGAAGAGGAAACA CACAAGGCCTCAGGAAGCAGTTTTAAGCGCCAGGAGATAGAATTAGATGAGGACTCTCTGTCAAAAAAGGCTACATCTGGTCGTCGAAAAGCTTATATTAGTGATAGCGATGAAGAATAA
- the LOC122579108 gene encoding protein LEO1 homolog isoform X3: MVGEEKRHQMMQNLFGDQSEEEEEEEEEEEVESEHESNRQPDYASDEADVGLKAEGEVVVEGQGEAEIGSDTDGELNEMDHERIESEGERDQSSQEVDLVEQRDESEGKDSGSDQLGQRVVTSRRREVVESESERSEENHYMDNVDEEIDQAISPRSPDEEKDEAHISETAPELRDVFGESDDEEPAEYEAVQNNLNDDRSPMEEDDGYEKDLQPEDMLADEEGRYDSEEDNKYRAKEKPVGPPLELGIPLRPPPSDPEKMNMIKVSNIMGIDPKPFDPKTFREEDANAFVADESGHKRIRLDNNIVRYRTVRNPDGTTSYESNARFVRWSDGSLQLQIGNEVLDISVQDAQHDQAHLFLRHEKGILQSQGRVLKKMRFMPSSLTSNSHRLLTAIVDSRHKKVFRVKKTVTDIDPEREKEQKEKAESQTIRANELLSKKKEKVNRKYTQTVRRERQLSPGFLEDALDEDDEQDYYDSRRSDRRRFEDDLEMEARAEKRIMNAKKSQGLKDTPRKSSLHTMKSSRRPVDSESEREESEYETEAEEDERSPPRRRAQEPDRYDDEDQYEDLEDAASEEETEFKHKASGSSFKRQEIELDEDSLSKKATSGRRKAYISDSDEE; encoded by the exons atggtgggAGAAGAAAAAAGGCATCAAATGatgcaaaatctgtttggtgaTCAAtcggaagaagaagaagaggaggaagaggaagaagagGTTGAATCCGAACATGAATCGAATCGTCAGCCCGATTACGCTTCT GATGAAGCCGATGTCGGGCTGAAGGCCGAAGGTGAAGTTGTGGTAGAAGGTCAAGGGGAAGCAGAGATTGGTAGTGATACTGATGGTGAATTGAATGAAATGGATCATGAACGCATTGAGAGCGAGGGTGAGAGAGACCAAAGCTCTCAAGAAGTAGATCTGGTAGAACAAAGAGATGAAAGTGAGGGAAAAGATTCAGGAAGTGACCAACTTGGTCAACGAGTTGTGACAAGTAGGAGACGGGAAGTGGTGGAGAGTGAATCAGAGAGATCAGAGGAAAATCATTATATGGATAATGTAGATGAAGAAATCGATCAGGCTATAAGTCCAAG GTCACCCGATGAAGAGAAAGATGAAGCTCACATATCAGAGACAGCTCCTGAGCTCCGTGATGTATTTGGGGAATCAGATGACGAAGAACCAGCAGAATATGAAGCTGTTCAGAATAATCTAAATGATGAT AGATCTCCTATGGAGGAGGATGACGGTTATGAGAAGGATCTTCAACCAGAGGACATGTTAGCCGATGAAGAGGGTCGGTATGATTCTGAAGAGGATAATAAGTATAGAGCCAAGGAGAAACCAGTTGGACCCCCTTTAGAGCTAGGCATACCGTTGCGACCCCCTCCATCAGATCCTGAAAAG ATGAACATGATTAAAGTTTCTAATATTATGGGTATTGATCCTAAACCTTTTGATCCAAAGACATTTCGTGAAGAAGATGCAAACGCATTCGTTGCTGATGAATCTGGACACAAGCGCATTCGCTTGGATAATAATATTGTTCGCTACAGGACTGTTAGAAACCCTGATGGAACAACATCT TATGAAAGCAACGCACGGTTTGTGAGGTGGTCAGATGGAAGCTTACAGTTGCAAATTGGAAATGAAGTTCTTGATATTTCAGTGCAGGATGCCCAACATGATCAAGCTCATCTTTTCCTTAGGCATGAAAAG GGAATACTTCAGTCGCAGGGGAGAGTCTTGAAAAAGATGAGATTTATGCCTTCGTCCTTAACTTCTAATTCTCATAGATTGTTGACTGCGATTGTTGATTCACGGCATAAAAAAGTTTTTAGGGTAAAAAAAACTGTCACGGACATCGATCCTGAGAGAGAGAAAGAGCAAAAGGAGAAG GCTGAGAGTCAAACAATTAGGGCCAACGAACTTCTtagtaaaaagaaagaaaaggtgaATCGGAAGTACACACAAACTGTTCGTAGGGAACGCCAACTTTCACCTGGTTTCTTGGAGGATGCACTCGATGAG GATGATGAACAAGATTATTATGATTCTCGGCGCTCTGATCGACGGCGTTTTGAAGACGACCTCGAAATGGAAGCTCGAGCTGAAAAGCGTATTATGAATGCAAAGAAG TCTCAAGGGCTCAAAGATACTCCTCGCAAATCATCCTTGCATACCATGAAATCATCTAGACGCCCAGTTGATTCTGAAAGTGAAAGAGAGGAATCTGAGTATGAAACCGAGGCTGAGGAAGATGAAAGGTCACCTCCACGTAGGAGGGCTCAGGAGCCAGACCGCTATGATGATGAAGATCAGTACGAGGATTTGGAAGATGCAGCATCGGAAGAGGAAACA GAGTTCAAGCACAAGGCCTCAGGAAGCAGTTTTAAGCGCCAGGAGATAGAATTAGATGAGGACTCTCTGTCAAAAAAGGCTACATCTGGTCGTCGAAAAGCTTATATTAGTGATAGCGATGAAGAATAA
- the LOC122579108 gene encoding protein LEO1 homolog isoform X2, with translation MVGEEKRHQMMQNLFGDQSEEEEEEEEEEEVESEHESNRQPDYASDEADVGLKAEGEVVVEGQGEAEIGSDTDGELNEMDHERIESEGERDQSSQEVDLVEQRDESEGKDSGSDQLGQRVVTSRRREVVESESERSEENHYMDNVDEEIDQAISPSRSPDEEKDEAHISETAPELRDVFGESDDEEPAEYEAVQNNLNDDRSPMEEDDGYEKDLQPEDMLADEEGRYDSEEDNKYRAKEKPVGPPLELGIPLRPPPSDPEKMNMIKVSNIMGIDPKPFDPKTFREEDANAFVADESGHKRIRLDNNIVRYRTVRNPDGTTSYESNARFVRWSDGSLQLQIGNEVLDISVQDAQHDQAHLFLRHEKGILQSQGRVLKKMRFMPSSLTSNSHRLLTAIVDSRHKKVFRVKKTVTDIDPEREKEQKEKAESQTIRANELLSKKKEKVNRKYTQTVRRERQLSPGFLEDALDEDDEQDYYDSRRSDRRRFEDDLEMEARAEKRIMNAKKSQGLKDTPRKSSLHTMKSSRRPVDSESEREESEYETEAEEDERSPPRRRAQEPDRYDDEDQYEDLEDAASEEETEFKHKASGSSFKRQEIELDEDSLSKKATSGRRKAYISDSDEE, from the exons atggtgggAGAAGAAAAAAGGCATCAAATGatgcaaaatctgtttggtgaTCAAtcggaagaagaagaagaggaggaagaggaagaagagGTTGAATCCGAACATGAATCGAATCGTCAGCCCGATTACGCTTCT GATGAAGCCGATGTCGGGCTGAAGGCCGAAGGTGAAGTTGTGGTAGAAGGTCAAGGGGAAGCAGAGATTGGTAGTGATACTGATGGTGAATTGAATGAAATGGATCATGAACGCATTGAGAGCGAGGGTGAGAGAGACCAAAGCTCTCAAGAAGTAGATCTGGTAGAACAAAGAGATGAAAGTGAGGGAAAAGATTCAGGAAGTGACCAACTTGGTCAACGAGTTGTGACAAGTAGGAGACGGGAAGTGGTGGAGAGTGAATCAGAGAGATCAGAGGAAAATCATTATATGGATAATGTAGATGAAGAAATCGATCAGGCTATAAGTCCAAG TAGGTCACCCGATGAAGAGAAAGATGAAGCTCACATATCAGAGACAGCTCCTGAGCTCCGTGATGTATTTGGGGAATCAGATGACGAAGAACCAGCAGAATATGAAGCTGTTCAGAATAATCTAAATGATGAT AGATCTCCTATGGAGGAGGATGACGGTTATGAGAAGGATCTTCAACCAGAGGACATGTTAGCCGATGAAGAGGGTCGGTATGATTCTGAAGAGGATAATAAGTATAGAGCCAAGGAGAAACCAGTTGGACCCCCTTTAGAGCTAGGCATACCGTTGCGACCCCCTCCATCAGATCCTGAAAAG ATGAACATGATTAAAGTTTCTAATATTATGGGTATTGATCCTAAACCTTTTGATCCAAAGACATTTCGTGAAGAAGATGCAAACGCATTCGTTGCTGATGAATCTGGACACAAGCGCATTCGCTTGGATAATAATATTGTTCGCTACAGGACTGTTAGAAACCCTGATGGAACAACATCT TATGAAAGCAACGCACGGTTTGTGAGGTGGTCAGATGGAAGCTTACAGTTGCAAATTGGAAATGAAGTTCTTGATATTTCAGTGCAGGATGCCCAACATGATCAAGCTCATCTTTTCCTTAGGCATGAAAAG GGAATACTTCAGTCGCAGGGGAGAGTCTTGAAAAAGATGAGATTTATGCCTTCGTCCTTAACTTCTAATTCTCATAGATTGTTGACTGCGATTGTTGATTCACGGCATAAAAAAGTTTTTAGGGTAAAAAAAACTGTCACGGACATCGATCCTGAGAGAGAGAAAGAGCAAAAGGAGAAG GCTGAGAGTCAAACAATTAGGGCCAACGAACTTCTtagtaaaaagaaagaaaaggtgaATCGGAAGTACACACAAACTGTTCGTAGGGAACGCCAACTTTCACCTGGTTTCTTGGAGGATGCACTCGATGAG GATGATGAACAAGATTATTATGATTCTCGGCGCTCTGATCGACGGCGTTTTGAAGACGACCTCGAAATGGAAGCTCGAGCTGAAAAGCGTATTATGAATGCAAAGAAG TCTCAAGGGCTCAAAGATACTCCTCGCAAATCATCCTTGCATACCATGAAATCATCTAGACGCCCAGTTGATTCTGAAAGTGAAAGAGAGGAATCTGAGTATGAAACCGAGGCTGAGGAAGATGAAAGGTCACCTCCACGTAGGAGGGCTCAGGAGCCAGACCGCTATGATGATGAAGATCAGTACGAGGATTTGGAAGATGCAGCATCGGAAGAGGAAACA GAGTTCAAGCACAAGGCCTCAGGAAGCAGTTTTAAGCGCCAGGAGATAGAATTAGATGAGGACTCTCTGTCAAAAAAGGCTACATCTGGTCGTCGAAAAGCTTATATTAGTGATAGCGATGAAGAATAA